CCTGCCGATGGCGATCGGCCTGCTCAGCGCCACCGGGGTGGTCAAGAACGGCAACGTCGGCCGTTACGTGCTGCTCGGCGAACTCTCCCTCGACGGTCGCGTCAAGCCGGTGCGCGGCGCCCTGCCGGTGGCCGTCGCCGCCCGCGACTGGGATGTCGACGGCCTGATTCTGCCGCGGGAAAACGCCGCCGAAGGGGCCATCGCCGCCGGTTCACCGGTCTACGCCGTCGAGGACCTGGGCCAGGTGGTTGATTTTCTCAATCGCGAACAGGTTCTTGAGCCGGTGGTGGTCGACCCCGCGCTGCTGCAGGCCGAAAGGGTCTCCGGCGAGGCCGACTTCGCCGAGGTCGCCGGCCAGGAGCAGGCCAAGCGGGCGCTGGAGATCGCCGCCGCCGGCAGCCACAATGTTCTGCTTGTCGGGCCTCCGGGTTCCGGCAAGACCATGCTCGCCCGGCGGGTACCGACCATCCTGCCGTCGCTCGCTTTCGAAGAGGCGCTGGAGGCGAGCAAGATCCACTCCATCGTCGGTCTGCTGTCCCGCGAACAGGCGCTGCTCAGTTCGCGACCCTTCCGTCATCCTCATCACACCATCTCCGATGCCGGGCTGATCGGCGGCGGCAGTTATCCCAAGCCGGGAGAGGTTTCCCTGGCCCATCGCGGCATTCTCTTCCTCGACGAACTGCCCGAGTTCAAGAAGAATGTGCTGGAGATGCTGCGCCAGCCGCTGGAGGACGGCCAGGTCACCATCAGCCGCGCCGCCACCACCCTCACCTACCCGGCCGACTTCATGCTGGTGGCCGCCATGAACCCCTGTCCCTGCGGCTTTCTCGGCGACCCCCAGCACCCCTGCTCCTGCACTCCGCTGATGACCCAGCGTTACCGCAGCCGCCTCTCCGGCCCGCTGCTCGACCGCATCGATCTGCACATCGAGGC
This region of Geothermobacter hydrogeniphilus genomic DNA includes:
- a CDS encoding YifB family Mg chelatase-like AAA ATPase — its product is MLAKITSGALLGIDAYPVEVEVDIAQGLPQFATVGLPEGAVKESKDRVKSAIKNSGYEFPARRITINLAPADIKKDGAAFDLPMAIGLLSATGVVKNGNVGRYVLLGELSLDGRVKPVRGALPVAVAARDWDVDGLILPRENAAEGAIAAGSPVYAVEDLGQVVDFLNREQVLEPVVVDPALLQAERVSGEADFAEVAGQEQAKRALEIAAAGSHNVLLVGPPGSGKTMLARRVPTILPSLAFEEALEASKIHSIVGLLSREQALLSSRPFRHPHHTISDAGLIGGGSYPKPGEVSLAHRGILFLDELPEFKKNVLEMLRQPLEDGQVTISRAATTLTYPADFMLVAAMNPCPCGFLGDPQHPCSCTPLMTQRYRSRLSGPLLDRIDLHIEAPRVAHKDLAATCSAESSAAIRARVEAARQIQRNRLEKFGLHTNSQMQARHLKQFCRLDAEGEKLLEMVVDRLGMSARSYSRILKVARTIADLTGEETIRQPHLAEAVQYRGLDRKLG